In Niallia sp. FSL W8-0635, one genomic interval encodes:
- the folE gene encoding GTP cyclohydrolase I FolE — protein MSKFNTPQIEEAIRLLLEAVGEDPNREGLLDTPKRVAKMYEEVFSGLTIDPKEYFETIFHEDHEELVLVKDIPFYSMCEHHLVPFYGKAHVAYIPKGGRVAGLSKLARAIEAVSKRPQLQERITSTVADTMMETLEPHGVMVVVEAEHMCMTMRGVKKPGAKTVTSAVRGVFQTDSDKRAEVFAMIK, from the coding sequence ATGAGTAAATTTAATACTCCTCAAATAGAGGAGGCAATTCGCTTATTATTAGAAGCAGTTGGAGAGGATCCAAATAGAGAAGGATTATTGGATACTCCAAAACGTGTAGCAAAAATGTACGAAGAAGTTTTTTCAGGTCTAACAATTGATCCGAAAGAATATTTTGAAACGATTTTCCATGAAGACCATGAAGAATTGGTATTAGTAAAGGATATCCCTTTTTATTCGATGTGTGAGCATCACTTAGTTCCTTTTTACGGAAAAGCACATGTAGCTTATATTCCTAAGGGAGGAAGAGTCGCTGGATTAAGTAAGCTTGCAAGAGCAATTGAGGCAGTTTCGAAGCGACCGCAATTGCAGGAGAGAATTACGTCTACTGTTGCAGATACTATGATGGAAACGCTAGAGCCACATGGAGTAATGGTTGTTGTGGAAGCAGAGCATATGTGTATGACGATGCGTGGAGTGAAAAAGCCTGGTGCTAAAACAGTTACTTCTGCTGTTCGTGGTGTTTTCCAAACAGATAGTGATAAGCGTGCAGAAGTTTTTGCGATGATTAAATAG